From Halalkalibaculum roseum, a single genomic window includes:
- a CDS encoding sulfatase/phosphatase domain-containing protein has protein sequence HSNFEQATRSPLIISAPGAKKNVKVDSPTEFVDLYPTLTDLAGLEIPEHVVGTSLSPILTGKTQRVKEFAISQYHRWNDVMGYALRTDRYRYVEWHGENYRSYKPYEEENIVGRELYDYKEDPNETQNLVNKESYSEVENNLKEKLKKFLQQRSSQSLESE, from the coding sequence ACACTCAAATTTTGAACAAGCCACCAGATCCCCCCTGATTATATCAGCTCCGGGCGCCAAGAAGAATGTAAAAGTGGACTCGCCGACCGAATTTGTTGACCTGTATCCAACACTGACGGATTTGGCAGGCCTCGAAATTCCTGAACATGTAGTTGGTACCAGTCTGAGTCCAATTTTAACAGGTAAGACTCAACGGGTGAAAGAATTTGCTATCAGTCAATATCACCGGTGGAATGATGTGATGGGTTACGCACTACGTACCGATCGCTATCGCTATGTTGAATGGCATGGCGAAAACTATCGTAGCTACAAGCCATATGAGGAAGAAAATATTGTTGGTCGTGAGCTTTACGATTACAAGGAAGATCCCAATGAAACCCAAAATTTGGTAAACAAAGAGTCGTATTCCGAAGTGGAAAATAACCTAAAGGAAAAATTGAAAAAATTTCTTCAACAACGAAGTTCTCAAAGTTTAGAATCAGAATAA